A window of the Streptomyces sp. Ag109_O5-10 genome harbors these coding sequences:
- a CDS encoding type II toxin-antitoxin system RelE/ParE family toxin, giving the protein MSEYRVQFTVEARAAYDGLPGERRAQLDKAVRILARDPFRKAATAQLGPDEHLRKAYVAPGVMLEYMVAGAIMVVVVLEIFDEFTYLVDEADAV; this is encoded by the coding sequence ATGAGCGAGTACCGAGTCCAGTTCACGGTTGAGGCCCGTGCGGCCTACGACGGGCTGCCCGGCGAGCGTCGAGCCCAGCTGGACAAGGCCGTGCGGATACTGGCGCGTGATCCCTTCCGCAAGGCTGCGACAGCGCAACTCGGCCCCGACGAACACCTCAGGAAGGCGTACGTGGCCCCCGGCGTGATGCTGGAATACATGGTCGCGGGCGCGATCATGGTCGTCGTCGTCCTGGAGATCTTCGACGAGTTCACCTACCTGGTCGACGAGGCCGACGCCGTCTGA
- a CDS encoding DUF4188 domain-containing protein, giving the protein MSAKPVRGRTTAAREGDAVVLLIGMRVNHFWAVHQWLPVMLSMFRMLKELARDPGRGLLGRVLLTASPRTYYVVQYWESKDKLYAYASSPETVHHGMWGIVNRKERAGKLRGHVGLWHETYVAPEGGYESIYFDMPEFGLGAASGTVPVEHRGRYAKDRFAHRGAGHRAP; this is encoded by the coding sequence ATGTCCGCCAAACCGGTTCGAGGCCGTACGACCGCTGCCCGCGAGGGCGATGCCGTGGTCCTGCTCATCGGCATGCGCGTCAACCACTTCTGGGCGGTCCACCAGTGGCTCCCGGTCATGCTGTCGATGTTCCGCATGCTGAAGGAGCTGGCGCGGGACCCCGGCCGAGGGCTGCTCGGCCGCGTCCTGCTGACCGCGTCGCCGCGGACGTACTACGTCGTCCAGTACTGGGAGTCGAAGGACAAGCTGTACGCGTACGCGAGTTCACCGGAAACGGTCCACCACGGGATGTGGGGCATCGTCAACCGCAAGGAGCGCGCGGGGAAGCTGCGCGGCCATGTGGGCCTGTGGCACGAGACGTACGTGGCACCCGAGGGCGGCTACGAGTCGATCTACTTCGACATGCCGGAGTTCGGCCTGGGCGCGGCGAGCGGGACGGTTCCCGTGGAGCACCGGGGACGCTACGCGAAGGACCGGTTCGCTCACAGGGGCGCCGGCCACAGGGCCCCGTAA
- a CDS encoding HAD family hydrolase — protein sequence MIRAVVWDVDDTLFDYTTADREGMRAHLVAEGLLAGWGSAEAALVRWREITDQQWARFSAGELSFEDQRRDRVRVFLGAELTDVQADDWFRRYLTHYEAVWALFPDVLPALDALAAGYRHAVLSNSSRHVQDRKLRTLGVHERFEAVLCAAELGVSKPAAAAFLAACEALELAPHEVAYVGDHPEIDGRGAADAGLLSVWIDRRGPSVGPATRADAPGGPHRIASLAELPAILRADTRFGAPSTFR from the coding sequence GTGATCAGAGCCGTGGTCTGGGACGTCGACGACACCCTTTTCGACTACACCACCGCCGACCGCGAGGGGATGCGGGCGCACCTGGTGGCGGAGGGGCTGCTCGCGGGGTGGGGGAGTGCGGAGGCGGCGCTGGTGCGGTGGCGGGAGATCACCGACCAGCAGTGGGCGCGGTTCTCGGCGGGTGAGCTCTCCTTCGAGGACCAGCGCCGCGACCGGGTGCGGGTCTTCCTCGGCGCGGAGCTGACCGACGTGCAGGCCGACGACTGGTTCCGCCGCTACCTGACGCACTACGAGGCCGTCTGGGCCCTCTTCCCCGACGTCCTGCCGGCCCTGGACGCCCTCGCGGCCGGCTACCGGCATGCCGTGCTGTCCAACTCCAGCCGGCATGTCCAGGACCGCAAGCTGCGCACGCTCGGGGTGCACGAGCGCTTCGAGGCCGTCCTGTGCGCCGCCGAACTGGGCGTGTCCAAGCCCGCAGCCGCTGCCTTCCTGGCGGCCTGCGAGGCCCTGGAACTCGCCCCGCACGAGGTCGCGTACGTCGGGGACCACCCGGAGATCGACGGGCGCGGCGCCGCCGACGCCGGGCTGCTGTCGGTGTGGATCGACCGCCGCGGACCGTCCGTAGGCCCGGCTACCAGGGCCGACGCCCCCGGCGGCCCGCACCGGATCGCCTCCCTCGCCGAACTGCCCGCGATCCTCCGCGCCGATACCCGTTTTGGAGCCCCGTCCACCTTCAGGTAA
- a CDS encoding MerR family transcriptional regulator — protein sequence MRLAQLSERSGVSAATIKYYLREGLLPPGRQVNATTSEYGDEHLRRLRLVRAMIQVGRVPVATVREVLGHVDDDSLGRTIRVGAALWALPQLPEPDEDDEYVRGAHREADALLDALGWDNAKQLTTISPAYRQLVVALAAFRRLGYDWGAELLVPHAKLMYQAAVADLDFLETRPSEEEKAEAAVASAVLVEPMLQALHRLAQEEESARRYGFE from the coding sequence ATGCGGCTTGCCCAGTTGAGCGAGCGCAGCGGGGTGTCCGCCGCGACGATCAAGTACTACCTGCGCGAGGGGCTGCTGCCGCCCGGCCGTCAGGTCAACGCCACGACCTCCGAGTACGGCGACGAGCATCTGCGGCGGCTGCGGCTGGTGCGGGCGATGATCCAGGTAGGACGGGTCCCCGTGGCGACGGTCCGCGAGGTGCTCGGGCATGTCGACGACGACTCGCTGGGCCGCACGATCCGGGTGGGCGCCGCGCTGTGGGCGCTGCCGCAGCTGCCGGAGCCGGACGAGGACGACGAGTACGTGCGGGGCGCGCACCGGGAGGCCGATGCCCTGCTGGACGCCCTCGGCTGGGACAACGCCAAGCAGCTGACGACGATCTCGCCGGCGTACCGGCAGCTGGTGGTGGCGCTGGCCGCGTTCCGCCGGCTCGGCTACGACTGGGGCGCCGAACTCCTCGTACCGCACGCGAAGTTGATGTACCAGGCGGCCGTCGCCGACCTGGACTTCCTGGAGACGCGTCCATCGGAGGAGGAGAAGGCGGAGGCCGCGGTGGCCAGCGCGGTGCTGGTGGAGCCGATGCTCCAGGCGCTGCACCGACTGGCCCAGGAGGAGGAGTCGGCCCGGCGCTACGGCTTCGAGTAG